A genomic region of Nostoc sp. UHCC 0702 contains the following coding sequences:
- the frr gene encoding ribosome recycling factor, with protein MKLAEAESTMQKTVESTQRAFNTIRTGRANASLLDKVQVDYYGSPTPLKSLANINTPDATTILIQPYDRSSLNIVEKAISLSDVGLTPSNDGSVIRLNIPPLTSDRRKELVKIAAKYAEEGRVAIRNIRRDVIDSIRKQEKASEISEDESKDQQDKLQKLTNKYTARIDELLAEKEKDISTV; from the coding sequence GTGAAATTAGCTGAAGCTGAAAGTACGATGCAAAAAACCGTTGAGTCAACTCAACGAGCTTTTAACACAATTCGCACTGGTCGCGCCAATGCGAGTTTACTAGATAAAGTACAGGTGGATTACTACGGTTCACCCACACCTTTGAAATCCTTGGCAAATATCAACACCCCAGACGCCACGACGATTTTGATTCAACCCTACGATCGCAGCAGCCTCAACATTGTTGAGAAGGCGATTTCTCTTTCAGATGTGGGTTTAACACCAAGCAACGACGGTTCTGTGATTCGGCTAAATATTCCGCCTTTAACAAGCGATCGCCGTAAAGAACTAGTCAAAATTGCTGCCAAGTATGCTGAAGAAGGTCGCGTTGCGATTCGCAACATCCGCCGTGATGTCATAGATTCAATTCGCAAACAAGAGAAAGCCTCGGAAATATCTGAAGATGAATCGAAAGACCAACAAGACAAATTGCAAAAACTGACAAACAAGTACACTGCAAGAATAGACGAACTATTGGCAGAAAAAGAAAAAGACATCAGCACTGTCTAA
- a CDS encoding trypsin-like peptidase domain-containing protein, producing the protein MRFYKLPRSIRQLSTHVLAIALGVVLTVTSLQVLPSQAEPAPNLATNPDNSELIAQRPSPATTAIGSTSFVTAAVNRVGSAVVRIDTERTITRRVDPFMEDPFFRRFFGDSLPQQLPSEQLRGLGSGFIIDKSGLILTNAHVVDKTDKVTVRLKDGRSFEGKVQGIDEVTDLAVVKINAGGDLPVASLGSSNNVQVGDWAIAVGNPLGFDNTVTLGIVSTLKRSSAQVGITDKRLDFIQTDAAINPGNSGGPLLNERGEVIGINTAIRADAMGIGFAIPIDKAKAIASQLQRDGKVAHPYLGVQMVTLTPQLAQQNNTDPNSSIEIPEVNGVLVMRVIPNSPAATAGIRRGDVIVQIDGKPITSAEQLQNLVEDSRLGQVLQVKVQRGNQTQQLSVRTAELQNAS; encoded by the coding sequence ATGCGATTTTACAAACTACCCCGTTCCATACGTCAACTTAGTACTCATGTGTTAGCGATCGCTTTAGGTGTTGTGCTAACTGTTACTTCTCTGCAAGTATTGCCCTCGCAAGCCGAACCTGCACCAAATCTCGCGACTAACCCAGATAACTCAGAACTGATTGCTCAACGACCATCACCTGCAACTACTGCGATCGGTAGCACTAGCTTTGTCACAGCAGCTGTAAATCGTGTCGGTTCAGCAGTTGTACGGATTGACACAGAAAGAACAATTACCCGTAGAGTCGATCCATTTATGGAAGATCCTTTTTTCCGTAGGTTTTTCGGTGACAGCTTACCCCAACAGTTACCCTCTGAACAATTGCGGGGTCTTGGTTCTGGTTTCATCATTGACAAAAGCGGGTTAATTTTAACTAATGCCCACGTGGTAGATAAAACTGATAAGGTGACAGTCCGCCTCAAGGATGGTCGCAGCTTTGAAGGAAAAGTTCAAGGTATTGATGAAGTCACAGATTTAGCGGTGGTGAAAATTAACGCTGGTGGCGATTTACCAGTCGCGTCCTTGGGTTCTTCCAATAATGTACAGGTGGGAGACTGGGCGATCGCAGTTGGTAATCCTCTAGGATTTGATAACACCGTTACTTTAGGAATTGTCAGCACCTTGAAACGTTCCAGCGCCCAAGTTGGTATCACTGACAAACGCTTGGATTTTATTCAAACTGATGCAGCAATTAACCCTGGTAACTCTGGTGGGCCATTATTAAATGAACGGGGTGAAGTGATTGGGATTAACACAGCTATTCGTGCTGACGCTATGGGTATTGGCTTTGCAATTCCCATTGATAAAGCCAAAGCGATCGCATCTCAATTACAGCGTGACGGCAAAGTTGCCCACCCCTATTTAGGCGTGCAAATGGTAACTTTAACGCCTCAATTAGCCCAGCAGAATAACACTGATCCCAACTCTTCTATCGAAATACCAGAAGTTAACGGCGTTTTGGTGATGCGAGTTATACCCAATTCTCCAGCTGCTACTGCTGGTATCCGCCGGGGCGATGTCATTGTTCAAATTGATGGTAAACCAATCACCAGCGCCGAACAGTTACAGAATCTTGTAGAAGATAGTCGCCTTGGTCAAGTGTTGCAGGTGAAAGTGCAACGAGGTAATCAAACACAGCAGCTATCAGTACGTACAGCTGAATTGCAAAATGCTTCTTAG
- a CDS encoding alpha/beta fold hydrolase, with protein sequence MTTSTTAFTSTKTWIWQGFPISYQTQGTAGPAVILVHGFGASLWHWRKNIPVLAESCRVYAIDLIGFGGSAKPQPGEKIAYTLETWGQQVADFCREVVGEPAFLVGNSIGCIVALQSAVSNPDIALGVALLNCSLRLLHDRKRASLPWSRRFGAPILQRLLAIKPIGSFFFNQVAKPKTVRKILLQAYANSEVVTDELVDILTAPASDPGAVAVFLAFTAYSSGPLPEDLLPLLPCPAIILWGTADPWEPVELGKELANFPQVVKFIPLEGVGHCPQDEAPELVNPIIKDWIHSSVQS encoded by the coding sequence ATGACGACTTCTACAACCGCGTTTACATCTACAAAAACTTGGATTTGGCAAGGTTTTCCCATTTCCTACCAAACCCAAGGAACTGCTGGGCCAGCTGTGATTCTAGTGCATGGTTTTGGAGCCTCATTGTGGCATTGGCGAAAAAATATACCAGTGTTAGCAGAAAGTTGTCGCGTTTATGCCATCGATTTAATTGGTTTTGGAGGTTCAGCCAAACCCCAGCCAGGTGAAAAAATTGCTTACACACTGGAAACTTGGGGACAGCAAGTAGCAGATTTTTGCCGCGAAGTGGTGGGTGAACCTGCTTTTTTGGTAGGAAATTCTATTGGTTGTATTGTAGCTTTGCAATCAGCAGTCAGTAACCCGGATATTGCCTTGGGAGTTGCCTTACTCAACTGTTCTCTACGCCTTCTGCACGATCGCAAACGAGCAAGTCTACCTTGGTCACGTCGTTTTGGCGCACCTATTTTACAGCGTTTATTAGCTATTAAACCCATTGGCAGCTTCTTTTTCAATCAAGTTGCCAAACCAAAAACAGTGCGGAAGATTCTGCTGCAAGCCTATGCTAACAGTGAAGTGGTGACAGATGAGTTGGTAGATATTCTCACAGCACCAGCCAGCGATCCCGGTGCTGTGGCTGTTTTCCTTGCCTTTACTGCTTACTCTTCAGGGCCGCTACCTGAAGACCTTTTACCCTTATTACCATGTCCTGCGATTATTTTATGGGGAACAGCTGACCCTTGGGAACCAGTAGAGTTAGGTAAAGAGTTAGCTAATTTTCCGCAAGTTGTCAAATTTATTCCTTTAGAAGGTGTTGGTCACTGTCCGCAAGATGAAGCGCCTGAGTTAGTTAATCCAATAATCAAAGATTGGATTCACAGTTCTGTACAGTCTTGA
- a CDS encoding transposase: MLVLEAKLKGKQSQYHLIDEALRTALFIRNKALRHWMDNRDIGKNELQKLCAVLAKEFDFADKLNSMARQASADRAWLAIKRFYDNCKAKKLGNQGFPKFKKRGHSVEYKTSGWKLSLDKKYISFSDGFNIGRLKLIGTRDLSFYSIKQIKRVRIVKRADGYFCQFCVDVERTEQHQHNGKQVGIDVGLEFLYTDSDGKTVENPRLLRKSQKSLKRKQRKASKCKKGSYNRRKAVKKLAKKHLKVSRQRKDFAVKTARTLVQSNDLVVYEDLQVRNMVKNHHLAKSISDASWSLFTDWVDYYAKVFGTWAIAVAPHYTSQDCSVCGTRIKKSLSTRTHKCHSCGTVMHRDHNAAKQILAKGIKNTGGHPEINASGQNNLYLGGETPLDKLTG, from the coding sequence ATGCTGGTCTTAGAAGCTAAGTTAAAAGGTAAACAAAGTCAGTACCATTTAATAGATGAAGCTCTTAGAACTGCTTTATTTATCCGCAACAAAGCTCTCAGACATTGGATGGACAATAGAGATATTGGCAAGAACGAACTGCAAAAACTTTGTGCTGTTTTAGCTAAAGAGTTTGATTTTGCAGACAAACTTAACTCTATGGCTCGTCAAGCTTCTGCTGATAGGGCATGGCTTGCAATTAAACGTTTTTACGATAATTGCAAAGCTAAGAAACTGGGCAATCAGGGATTTCCTAAATTTAAAAAACGTGGACATTCTGTAGAGTACAAAACGTCAGGATGGAAACTTTCTCTTGACAAAAAATACATTTCATTTAGTGATGGGTTTAATATCGGTAGGCTGAAATTAATTGGTACTCGTGACTTAAGTTTCTACTCTATCAAACAGATTAAGCGAGTCAGAATAGTTAAACGTGCTGACGGTTATTTTTGTCAATTTTGTGTTGATGTTGAACGCACAGAACAGCATCAACACAATGGTAAACAAGTAGGAATTGATGTAGGACTCGAATTTTTATACACTGATTCTGATGGTAAGACAGTTGAAAATCCCAGGCTATTACGTAAGTCTCAGAAGTCTTTGAAACGCAAACAGCGCAAAGCTTCTAAATGTAAAAAAGGTTCTTATAATCGCCGCAAAGCTGTTAAAAAACTAGCTAAAAAGCACCTCAAGGTAAGTAGACAGAGGAAAGATTTTGCTGTTAAGACCGCGAGAACTCTAGTCCAGTCAAACGACTTGGTAGTTTATGAGGACTTGCAGGTGCGAAATATGGTTAAGAACCATCATTTAGCTAAATCTATCAGTGACGCTTCCTGGTCATTGTTCACTGATTGGGTGGACTACTATGCCAAAGTTTTTGGCACTTGGGCAATAGCAGTTGCACCTCACTACACATCTCAAGATTGCTCTGTTTGTGGAACACGAATAAAAAAATCTTTGTCCACTCGCACCCACAAATGCCATTCTTGCGGAACAGTGATGCACCGCGACCACAACGCAGCTAAACAAATATTAGCCAAGGGGATTAAAAATACGGGAGGGCATCCCGAAATCAACGCTTCTGGACAGAACAACCTCTATCTAGGTGGGGAAACTCCTCTAGACAAGTTGACTGGTTGA
- a CDS encoding MBL fold metallo-hydrolase, translated as MAHLNLRRTQNVNGDFYVDTTCIDCDTCRWMTPEVFYRVDEQSAVSHQPENETERLAALQALLACPTSSIGTVEKPHDIKDAQQTFPLLVDENIYHCGYHSEKSYGAASYLIQLAEGNILVDSPRFTPPLVKRIEEMGGIHYMYLTHQDDVADHQKFAEHFHCQRILHADDISGSTRNVEIQLTGVEEFALTPDLLIIPVPGHTKGHTVLLYKNKFLFTGDHLAWSESLHQLVAFHDVCWYSWSEQTKSMRQLANYSFEWVLPGHGRRFHADAETMHQQMHKCVELMESF; from the coding sequence ATGGCTCATTTAAATCTTCGTCGCACCCAAAACGTCAATGGCGATTTTTATGTAGATACCACTTGTATTGATTGTGATACATGTCGCTGGATGACTCCCGAAGTTTTTTATCGGGTTGATGAACAGTCGGCAGTATCTCACCAACCAGAGAATGAGACAGAAAGATTAGCAGCACTCCAAGCACTTTTGGCTTGCCCTACTAGTTCCATTGGCACAGTTGAAAAACCACACGATATCAAAGATGCTCAGCAAACTTTTCCGCTTTTAGTAGATGAAAATATTTATCACTGTGGCTATCATTCAGAAAAATCTTATGGTGCTGCTAGTTATTTGATTCAACTTGCGGAAGGTAATATCTTAGTTGATTCCCCCCGATTTACGCCACCTTTAGTCAAGCGTATAGAAGAGATGGGTGGAATTCATTATATGTACTTAACCCATCAAGATGATGTGGCAGATCATCAAAAGTTTGCCGAACATTTCCATTGTCAGCGCATTCTCCACGCTGATGATATTTCTGGCAGTACTCGCAATGTGGAAATACAGCTAACTGGTGTAGAAGAATTTGCGCTGACTCCAGATTTGCTAATTATTCCTGTTCCTGGTCACACCAAAGGACATACAGTTTTACTGTACAAGAATAAGTTTCTCTTCACTGGCGACCATCTCGCTTGGTCAGAAAGTTTGCATCAGCTGGTGGCGTTCCACGATGTCTGCTGGTATTCCTGGTCAGAACAAACTAAATCAATGCGGCAATTGGCTAATTACTCTTTTGAGTGGGTGCTACCAGGTCATGGGCGGAGGTTTCATGCTGATGCTGAGACTATGCACCAGCAAATGCACAAGTGTGTTGAATTGATGGAAAGCTTTTGA
- a CDS encoding UMP kinase: MGTNYRRVLLKLSGEALMGNMGYGIDPEVVKEIAQEVAEVVATGVQIAIVVGGGNIFRGVKAASAGMDRAAADYIGMIATVMNAMTLQDSLERIGVQTRVQTAIAMQELAEPYIRRRAIRHLEKGRVVIFGAGSGNPFFTTDTTAALRAAEIDAEVIFKATKVDGVYDADPHIYPNAKRYTSLTYAHVLAKDLRVMDSTAIALCKENNIPILVFNLTVRGNIHRAVMGESIGTFVGGSCEIS; encoded by the coding sequence ATGGGAACGAATTACCGACGGGTTTTACTTAAACTGAGCGGTGAAGCCTTAATGGGCAACATGGGCTATGGCATTGATCCAGAAGTGGTCAAAGAGATAGCACAAGAGGTAGCAGAGGTAGTAGCCACAGGCGTTCAAATCGCCATCGTCGTTGGCGGCGGCAATATTTTTCGAGGCGTCAAAGCTGCGTCGGCGGGGATGGATAGGGCAGCCGCTGACTACATAGGGATGATTGCCACGGTAATGAACGCCATGACGCTACAAGATTCACTAGAGCGAATAGGGGTACAGACACGGGTGCAGACAGCGATCGCTATGCAAGAATTAGCGGAACCGTATATCCGTCGTCGCGCCATCCGTCATCTAGAAAAAGGACGGGTGGTAATTTTTGGTGCAGGTTCTGGAAATCCCTTCTTTACAACTGACACCACTGCGGCATTAAGAGCCGCAGAAATTGATGCCGAAGTGATTTTTAAAGCCACCAAGGTAGACGGAGTGTACGATGCTGACCCTCATATATACCCTAACGCCAAACGCTACACCAGCCTCACCTACGCGCATGTTTTAGCCAAAGATTTGCGGGTGATGGATAGTACAGCGATTGCCTTGTGTAAAGAAAATAATATCCCAATTCTGGTATTTAACCTTACGGTGAGAGGTAATATCCACCGTGCAGTCATGGGAGAATCCATCGGCACCTTTGTGGGAGGTTCTTGTGAAATTAGCTGA
- a CDS encoding thioredoxin family protein — MTILETVYTSVGNYAPDFELPGIDNQVHHLSRYLEKFRAVGVIFMCNHCPYVNLYLDRLKSIQAEFAPNGFTLIGMNGSHATEHPREIFEEMKAFAQDHQLNFPYLWDSTQDVTKSFGASKTPMAFLIDNDGILRYKGQIDNHPQEASFVGEEYLRNAIASLFKNQAIILPETEPVGTSLIWRN, encoded by the coding sequence ATGACTATATTAGAAACTGTTTATACTTCCGTTGGTAACTACGCACCAGATTTTGAACTACCAGGAATTGACAATCAAGTACACCATCTTAGCCGTTATCTAGAGAAGTTCCGTGCAGTTGGCGTCATTTTTATGTGCAACCACTGTCCTTATGTAAACTTATATCTAGATAGGCTAAAAAGCATTCAAGCCGAATTTGCTCCAAACGGCTTTACACTCATCGGCATGAATGGCAGTCATGCTACTGAGCATCCTAGAGAAATTTTTGAAGAGATGAAAGCTTTTGCTCAAGATCATCAGTTGAATTTTCCCTACTTATGGGATTCAACGCAAGATGTGACTAAAAGCTTTGGTGCTAGTAAAACGCCAATGGCTTTTTTAATAGATAATGATGGGATATTGCGCTATAAAGGTCAAATTGATAATCATCCTCAGGAAGCATCATTTGTAGGAGAGGAATATTTGAGAAATGCGATCGCCTCTCTGTTTAAAAATCAAGCAATTATCCTTCCAGAAACAGAACCAGTAGGTACTTCATTGATTTGGCGGAACTAG
- a CDS encoding geranylgeranyl reductase family protein: MYDTIIVGAGPAGGTAAYHLAKKGHSVLVLEKESLPRYKPCGGGVSPAIAQWFDFDFSPAISSRADSLRFTWKLDDPVEAKIATKEPVWMVRRDIFDHFLVQQAQKQGAELRDHTEVTGIEFKTDYWQVNTANGTVTSRYIIAADGAKGPMAKWLGFTERKRRLAGALEAEIAANVENKSTIHFEFGLVKNGYIWNFPKADGYSIGVGTFIGGERQDFKKILDEYAKSFNLDLTISKQYGHPLCIWDGNQKLHTQNAVLAGEAACVVDPMTAEGIRPSIFSGLLAAGAINQALAGDINALEQYTEAMNEQWGADMAWAQKLAQAFYRFPGIGYKVGVKRPSGAQIMGKILCGELRYGDVAGRALKRLIPGFGG, from the coding sequence ATGTACGATACTATCATCGTCGGTGCAGGCCCAGCTGGGGGAACAGCAGCATATCACTTAGCGAAGAAAGGTCATTCAGTATTAGTTTTAGAAAAAGAATCCCTACCAAGATATAAACCATGTGGGGGTGGTGTGTCACCAGCGATCGCTCAATGGTTTGACTTTGACTTTAGCCCAGCTATTTCTTCCAGGGCAGACTCTCTACGCTTCACCTGGAAATTAGACGACCCTGTAGAAGCAAAAATTGCCACAAAAGAACCAGTCTGGATGGTGCGGCGAGATATTTTTGACCATTTCCTGGTGCAGCAAGCCCAGAAACAAGGAGCGGAATTACGCGATCATACAGAAGTTACAGGAATTGAGTTTAAAACTGATTATTGGCAAGTGAACACAGCCAATGGTACAGTTACAAGTCGCTACATAATTGCGGCTGACGGTGCCAAAGGCCCAATGGCAAAATGGCTAGGCTTCACAGAACGTAAACGCCGCCTAGCAGGAGCTTTAGAGGCAGAAATTGCTGCCAATGTAGAAAATAAATCCACAATTCACTTCGAGTTCGGCTTGGTGAAAAACGGCTACATCTGGAACTTTCCCAAAGCTGATGGTTATTCAATTGGTGTCGGTACATTCATTGGTGGTGAACGCCAAGACTTCAAGAAAATTTTGGATGAGTATGCCAAATCCTTTAATTTAGACTTGACAATTAGCAAGCAATATGGTCATCCCCTTTGTATTTGGGATGGCAATCAAAAGCTGCATACCCAAAATGCTGTTTTAGCTGGGGAAGCCGCTTGCGTAGTTGATCCCATGACAGCAGAAGGCATTCGTCCCTCAATTTTTAGTGGTTTACTAGCAGCAGGAGCTATTAATCAGGCGCTTGCTGGTGACATCAATGCTTTAGAACAATACACCGAAGCCATGAACGAACAATGGGGTGCTGATATGGCTTGGGCGCAAAAATTAGCTCAAGCATTCTATCGCTTTCCTGGTATTGGCTACAAAGTTGGTGTGAAGCGCCCCTCTGGTGCCCAAATCATGGGTAAGATTCTGTGTGGCGAACTGCGCTATGGTGATGTTGCCGGACGTGCCCTGAAGCGTTTAATTCCTGGTTTTGGGGGTTAA
- the tnpA gene encoding IS200/IS605 family transposase, which produces MPGKYRHKTTSVTLINYHFVWIPKRRKKVLVGNVAIRLEELLYEKTKELECEILALEIIEDHVHLFVSCPPTLAPDQIMFRLKGYTSRILRQEFPHLLRLPSMWTRSYFCGTAGDASSETIKKYIANQKTR; this is translated from the coding sequence ATGCCAGGAAAATACAGGCACAAGACAACATCAGTCACTCTGATTAATTACCATTTCGTGTGGATACCAAAAAGACGCAAAAAAGTATTAGTTGGAAATGTCGCTATCAGGCTTGAGGAATTGCTTTATGAAAAAACAAAAGAGCTAGAGTGTGAGATTCTAGCTCTTGAAATTATCGAAGACCATGTACATCTTTTTGTTAGCTGTCCTCCGACCTTAGCTCCAGACCAAATTATGTTTAGATTGAAGGGATATACATCCAGGATACTAAGGCAAGAGTTTCCACATTTATTAAGATTGCCCTCAATGTGGACAAGAAGTTATTTTTGTGGAACGGCTGGGGATGCTTCAAGTGAGACAATCAAAAAGTATATTGCTAATCAAAAAACTCGCTAA
- a CDS encoding NAD-binding protein — MKPRIIVCGLGRTGYKIFRLLRQQGAIVVGIHHQPIPGEVAGDVIVGELHAAATLTAALIQEADTLVIASCDDAVNLSIMMQARVLNPQIRIINRLYNTNLGDRLDQTLPNHLSMSVVGLAAPVFTFVALGNQAIGQIKLFQQTWPIKEEYIDENHPWLGCKLSDLWDDTSQMMIYYLPVQGEMDLISAVLSGQELKLGDRLIIGTQPRIRPPRRSLARKLLKIFTSLSQFQQHAQSVVSMAIVLLAIVFLSTLTYATTKLNISFVDALYFAVGMITGAGGNDKVVENAPDSIKLFTIVIMLIGAAVIGIWYAMLTDFVLGSRFKQFWDAARIPQRNHYIVCGLSGIGITIIQQLHASGHEVVVIETDSNNRFVNSTRGLGIPVIQGDASFRTILKASNINSAAAVLAVTNNDATNLEIALKAKGLTPSIPVIVHYADPDFARMAQQLFDFEAVLSPAELAAPAFAAAALGGRILGNGITADNLWVAFATKITPLHPFCGQWVKDVAMLADCVPLYLETNYQTLHGWDLLETILRNGDILYLTMSATKLYQLWHDERSQAIVS, encoded by the coding sequence ATGAAACCCCGAATAATTGTTTGTGGCTTAGGACGTACTGGATATAAAATCTTTCGTTTGTTGAGACAGCAGGGAGCAATTGTTGTTGGTATTCATCACCAACCTATCCCTGGTGAAGTAGCGGGAGATGTGATTGTTGGCGAATTACATGCAGCTGCTACCTTAACAGCAGCGTTAATTCAGGAGGCAGACACTTTAGTGATTGCTAGCTGTGATGATGCTGTGAATTTGTCGATTATGATGCAAGCACGGGTGCTAAATCCCCAAATTCGGATTATTAACCGTCTTTATAATACGAACTTGGGCGATCGCTTGGATCAAACTTTGCCAAACCATTTGAGTATGAGTGTTGTGGGTTTAGCAGCACCAGTATTTACATTTGTGGCGCTGGGAAACCAAGCAATTGGGCAAATCAAGTTATTTCAGCAGACTTGGCCTATCAAAGAAGAATATATAGATGAAAACCACCCTTGGCTGGGTTGTAAGCTGAGTGATTTGTGGGATGACACTTCACAGATGATGATTTATTACTTACCAGTGCAAGGTGAGATGGATTTAATATCTGCTGTGCTGTCTGGACAAGAGTTAAAATTAGGCGATCGCTTAATCATTGGTACTCAACCTCGCATCCGTCCCCCCCGCAGGTCATTAGCGAGAAAACTGCTGAAAATTTTTACCAGTCTCAGCCAGTTTCAACAACATGCTCAATCGGTGGTGTCAATGGCCATCGTGCTTCTGGCGATCGTTTTTCTGTCTACACTCACCTATGCTACTACTAAGCTCAATATTTCTTTTGTCGATGCCTTATATTTTGCTGTAGGTATGATCACGGGAGCCGGCGGCAATGACAAGGTAGTAGAAAATGCTCCCGACAGTATTAAGTTATTTACCATTGTGATTATGCTGATTGGGGCGGCAGTGATTGGTATTTGGTACGCAATGCTTACCGATTTTGTCTTAGGCAGTCGCTTCAAACAATTTTGGGATGCAGCACGTATTCCCCAGCGAAATCATTACATCGTCTGTGGCTTGAGTGGCATCGGTATCACAATTATTCAACAACTCCATGCTAGCGGACATGAAGTAGTAGTAATTGAAACAGACTCCAATAACAGATTTGTCAACTCTACTAGAGGATTGGGTATTCCAGTAATTCAAGGTGATGCCAGCTTCCGCACAATACTCAAAGCCAGCAATATCAACTCGGCTGCTGCGGTGCTTGCTGTCACCAACAACGATGCCACTAACTTAGAAATTGCCCTCAAAGCCAAAGGCTTAACACCAAGTATCCCGGTAATTGTCCACTATGCCGATCCTGATTTTGCTAGGATGGCGCAACAGTTATTTGACTTCGAGGCCGTACTCAGTCCCGCTGAACTTGCAGCACCAGCTTTCGCCGCCGCAGCACTTGGAGGTAGAATTCTCGGCAATGGCATCACAGCGGATAATCTTTGGGTAGCTTTTGCTACTAAAATTACACCATTACATCCTTTCTGCGGACAGTGGGTGAAAGATGTAGCTATGTTGGCTGATTGTGTGCCTTTATACTTGGAAACTAATTACCAAACCCTCCACGGCTGGGATTTACTAGAAACTATTCTCCGCAATGGCGATATTTTATACTTAACTATGTCTGCAACCAAATTATATCAGTTGTGGCACGACGAGCGATCGCAGGCGATCGTTAGTTAA